From the genome of Ziziphus jujuba cultivar Dongzao chromosome 6, ASM3175591v1, one region includes:
- the LOC107430372 gene encoding expansin-like B1 encodes MGFTIEKQMVFLGLVVLFPLLCTSQNTFTSSRATYYGSPDCYGTPSGACGFGEYGRTVNYGNVAGVSRLYRNGTGCGACYQVRCTNPQYCSDDGANIVVTDYGEGDRTDFILSPRAYAKLAKANLALELFAYGVVDVEYRRISCKYSDYNLMFKVHEHSRYPHYLAIVILYVAGQNDITAVELWQEDYKEWRPMRRAYGAVFDLANPPPDSITLRFQVSGSAGYTWVQSNNAIPSYWKAGAVYDSTIQLT; translated from the exons ATGGGGTTTACAATAGAAAAACAAATGGTTTTTCTCGGTCTAGTGGTTCTCTTTCCTTTACTTTGTACCTCTCAGAACACCTTTACAAGCTCTAGAGCAACCTATTATGGTAGCCCTGATTGTTATGGAACTCCaa GTGGTGCCTGTGGGTTTGGAGAATATGGAAGGACTGTCAATTATGGCAATGTTGCAGGAGTTTCTAGGCTCTACAGGAACGGAACTGGCTGTGGTGCATGCTATCAG GTTAGGTGCACAAATCCTCAATATTGCAGTGATGATGGGGCAAACATAGTGGTGACTGACTATGGTGAAGGAGACAGAACAGATTTCATTCTCAGCCCAAGAGCCTACGCAAAGTTGGCAAAGGCAAACTTGGCCTTGGAATTGTTTGCTTATGGTGTTGTTGATGTCGAATACAGAAGGATTTCTTGCAAGTACTCTGATTACAATCTCATGTTCAAGGTCCATGAGCATAGTAGATATCCACATTACTTGGCCATAGTCATTCTATACGTAGCAGGACAAAATGACATCACAGCGGTCGAGTTGTGGCAG GAGGATTACAAAGAATGGAGGCCTATGAGAAGAGCCTATGGAGCAGTATTTGACTTGGCTAACCCACCACCAGATTCTATTACCCTGAGGTTCCAAGTGAGTGGAAGTGCTGGCTATACCTGGGTCCAATCCAACAATGCTATCCCTAGTTATTGGAAAGCTGGTGCTGTCTATGATTCAACCATTCAGCTTACTTAG